The following is a genomic window from Deltaproteobacteria bacterium.
TTTAATACTGCCCATTACTTATTACCTCCCGTATGAAGCGGTCTTAATTTCCAGAAATAATTATGCATGCCCGAGCCCTCGTAAATCCGCCTGAAGGTCAGGCCGACAGGCATGCCTATCTTAGCCTCGGAGGGGATGCAGTCTGTCATCATCGAGTAAAATCGAACCTTTTCCTCCCCCAGATCGGCAATAGTCTGAACCACCACCGGGTCGTCACTTCTGCCAGCCAGATTGTCCAGGGTAAAGGTAAAGACCGCCCCTTCGAGGCCTGATATGCGGATTTCTTCGTAGCTGTCTTTTGCATGACAGTTATTGCAAATGCGCTGGATCGGAAAGCTGAGCGTGCCGCAGTTCAGGCACCTGCTACCATGACACCTCATGATGCTGTTGCGGTCCCGCCAGGTAACGGTGGCCGACGGAAAAAGACGGAAAGGCTCACCGGGCGCCGTTTCAACGAGGCCCTTGTAGCTCAGGAACCGGGCGTAAGAGGTGAGCATCAGTTTTTGGCTGAGGTACTCCTTTAGCCGGCGCTCATCTCTTTTCTTTTCGATCTCTTCGGTGACTTTAAATACCATGGCGTCAACGCCGTCAGCGTAATTGGCCAGGAGCAAGATGTCTCCGGGACTTGACTCCTCCAAGGCGCCGACCAGCATGAGCAGGGGATGCGCCGCGCCGGTATGCCCGATGTTAGAGAGCAGGGGGTCCTGCACCTGGGTCTTGGCGTCAAACCCGAGCCGCTGTATGAGCCTGCGGTGCGTGCGGGCATCCGGGGCGGGCAGGATGGCCCTGGTTATATCCTTGGTCTTAAGACCTAATTTATTTAAAATCCCGCTAACGGCCTCGACCATATGATTGGCGTAGCCTTCACCCAGGATAAAGCGCCCCTCCCACGTCCTGACAAACGTGTCATCAGGATTTCTCCAGACGTCATACATCTCATTGCAGATGGAGTAGCTGCCTTCAAAGGTAGCCAGGACATGGTCCTGACTGACCAGGATCGCGGCGGCGCCGTCGCCAAAGGCCTGTTCCTGGTCTGACCTCGGATACCCGTTTCGGCAGTCAGCCGCGGCCACAAGGACCTGCTTCATGGAACCGCTTTTAACTGAATCAAGGGCCGCCTTAAGCGCCCCGGTGCCGGCCCTGAGGGAGTGAGAAAAATCAGCCGTGGTTATTTCCCGTTTCAAATCCAGGGCCGTGGCCACCAGGGCTGCATTCAGTTTTTCCCGGTAGACCGGGCTGGTGGTCGCGAAAAAGAGGCCTTCTATCTCTTGGCGGCCTGAGTCTTGCAAACAGTTGACTGAAGCCTCGACGGCCATGGTGGCGCTGTCTTCGTCGTTGTTGGCTACCGTTCTTTCCCCGCCCATGGAAGCGCGGCCCCATATCTCGGCCACGGTCCCTCGATCCAATCTAAAAATGGGCAGGTAGCTCCCGCACAAACCGATTCCAACAGTATTCATGGAATTTCCTCCTTGCGGTCTTTTACTCTTTTCAGGTATCTCTGAAAGGTCCGGCCAGTTTATCTTCCCTCAAATGACGAACACCATGCCAACATCCATTTTCTCACTCCTTCTTCTTCAGGGTTTCGTTATCCTTAAAAATAATCTGGGGTGAGCGGACGCAGAGCCTCTTAATCGCCAGGTGTCATTGAGTCCTCTTCCCCTAATGTTTATCCCCTTATAAAGTCTTTAAAATAGTCTAAAGAAACCTTAAAAGTTCTGTCAAGCACGAAATACCTCTGCGGAAAATGCGACGGTATGCCGTCACCCCACAATCACTGAACGTTAAAAACAATAATTAATCTCTTGACAAAAATATACCCTTTCATTATTGTTTAGCCGTTCCATTATAAATCTGGCTAAAGCAACCGTTAGAACCGCGGGTTGGTCTTTATGATTTCGCGGAGTGCGTGTCTTTTACACGAAGTACCTGTAGTTTAAAAAGGTAATTTTTTAG
Proteins encoded in this region:
- a CDS encoding hydroxymethylglutaryl-CoA synthase family protein; its protein translation is MNTVGIGLCGSYLPIFRLDRGTVAEIWGRASMGGERTVANNDEDSATMAVEASVNCLQDSGRQEIEGLFFATTSPVYREKLNAALVATALDLKREITTADFSHSLRAGTGALKAALDSVKSGSMKQVLVAAADCRNGYPRSDQEQAFGDGAAAILVSQDHVLATFEGSYSICNEMYDVWRNPDDTFVRTWEGRFILGEGYANHMVEAVSGILNKLGLKTKDITRAILPAPDARTHRRLIQRLGFDAKTQVQDPLLSNIGHTGAAHPLLMLVGALEESSPGDILLLANYADGVDAMVFKVTEEIEKKRDERRLKEYLSQKLMLTSYARFLSYKGLVETAPGEPFRLFPSATVTWRDRNSIMRCHGSRCLNCGTLSFPIQRICNNCHAKDSYEEIRISGLEGAVFTFTLDNLAGRSDDPVVVQTIADLGEEKVRFYSMMTDCIPSEAKIGMPVGLTFRRIYEGSGMHNYFWKLRPLHTGGNK